GTGGCGGGCCGATCGGTCAGGCGGTGGTGCTGGCGCTGCGGCACGCCGGGGTCGATCCTGTTCTCGTGAGCGAGACCGAGGCAGCGCGGCGGGAACTGGTCGAGCAACTGGGAGCGGTGGCGATCGACCCCCTGGATGCTGCCACCGGCCCGCTGGCCGAACGGGTGGAGGCCCGGTTCGGGCGGCTGGCCGACGTCACCATCGATGCCGTGGGGGTGGACGCGAGCCTCGCCGACGCCCTGATCGCCACCCGGGTGGGTGGCGTGGTCTGCCTCGTCGGCCTGGGGCAGCCCCGGGTGTCCCTCGACGCGTTCGAGATCACCACCACGGAACGGTCCCTGGTGGGCAGCTTCACCTACTCGGTCGACGACTTCCGCGAAGCCGTGCGGCTCGTCGCGCAGGAGACCACCGCATCCTCCACCCTGATCAGTCGCGTCGTGCCCCTGGACGAGGCCCCGGCTGCCTTCGCATCGCTGGCGGCGGGCGACGGGACGCCGGGCAAGGTGCTGGTGGCGCTGTCGTGAAAGCCTTGGTCGTCACCGGTCCGGGGCAGGCCGGGGTGCACGACGTGCCGGCACCGAAAGTGGCTGCCGGACAGGTGATCGTCGACGTCGAACGGGTCGGGGTCTGCGGCACCGACGCGGAGTTCTTCTCCGGGCACATGTCCTACCTGGCCACCGGGCACGCCGCCTACCCCCTGCGCATCGGTCACGAATGGTGCGGCCGCGTCAGCGAGGTCGGGCCCGGGGTCGACCCCTCCTGGCTCGGGCGACGGGTCTGCGGCGACACCATGCTGGGCTGCGGCACCTGCCGGCGGTGCGTCGGCGGCCGGCAGCACCTCTGCGAGGACCGGTACGAGATCGGCATCCGCGGCGGCTGGCCCGGCGCACTCGCCGAGCAACTGCCCGTGCCGGTGTCAGCCCTGGTCGCCCTGCCCGACGCGGTGGACGAGGTGGCCGGCGCCCTGATCGAGCCGTCGGCGAACGCCCTGCGGGCGGTGCGGGGCGCTGCGGTACAGCCGGGCTCGCGACTACTCGTGGTCGGGCCGGGTGCGATCGGGCTGCTGAGCGCGCTGATCGCCCGGGCCGCCGGCGCCGAGGTGAGTATTGCCGGTCAGACTCCCGAAAGTCTGCTCTTCGCGTCCACGCTCGGGTTCGACCAGGTCTCGACCCTGGAGCAGGTGAACCGGGCGAAGGGTTTCGACGCGGTGATCGACGCCGCAGGTGGCCCGGACGTTCCCGCGCTCGCCGCCGAGCTGGTCGATCCCGGCGGCCGCGTCGTGTTCATCGGGCTCGCGGCCGGGCCCAGCCAGGTGGACACCCGCTCGCTGGTGCTGAAAGACGTCACTGCGGTGGGAGTTCTGTCCGGGTCGGGTGCCCTGGCGGGCGCGGCCGACCTTTTCGCCCAGGGCGTGGTGGATCCGCGTCCGCTGGTCGCGGCCACCGTCCCGCTGGAGGGGGTGGCGCCGGTGCTGGCCGGGCGCCGGCCCGGAAATGCGGGGCCGGGCCCGAAGATCCACGTGGACCCACGGCTGTGACCGACGGGAGTTCGGGCAGGTTTTGCATGATCACGAAGAAATTCATGCGTTCAGGCGGCTGACAGCACCGCCACGATGAAGTCCGAGTCCGGTGCGAACGGGCGCAGGTCCCAGGTGCTCAGCAGGAGCTCGGCGACCAGGTCGGCCCGGTTCGCGTCGCCGAGGAAGTCGTCGAACTCGTAGCCACGACCGGCTCCGAAACCGATGACGACGCGTCCGCCCGGTAGCAGATGCCGACGGAAACGCCGCAGGATCTCGCCCCGGGTGGAGGGGGCGCAGAACGTCATCACGTTGCCGGCGCAGACGATCACGTCGAAGGCGGTGCCGGGCAGGTCGAGCTCGGAGAGGTCGCCGACGAGCCAGGTCGGGCCCTGGTGGTCGTCCTCGGCGGCGGTGATGAGGGTCGGGTCGATGTCCACCCCGATCACCTCGTGGCCCTGCCCCGCCAGATACCCACCGAGCCGGCCCGGACCACAGCCCGCGTCGAGAATCTTCGATCCCCGCGGCACCATCGCGTCGATCATCCGGCCCTCACCGTCGAGATCGGCGCCCTGCTCCGCCATGGCCCGGAAACGGTCGATGTACCACTGGGAATGACTGGGATCGTCTTCCACCCGGCGTAGCCAGAGGTTCTCCTGCATGCCCGTTCCACCTCTGTTGTCACTCGATACCTGACGTCTGAAGGGCATCCTAGAGGGGAGCAGACGGTCACAACGGACCCAGGACCTCCTCCGGCGACGCGTCCAGGGCCAGCCCTTCGAGCACGGTGAGGAGCATGCGTTCCTCGTACCGGAAGTGGCTCTCCATGATCGCGGCCACACCCTGGAGATGCCGCTGCAGTTCGCCTGGCGTCGCGGCCCGGTCGACGGCCGCCTGCAGGCCGCTGATCAGGTGACCGATCATCGAGTGGTCCTGCTCCAGTTTCCGCAGCGTGCTCTGCAATTGCGGGTGCGCCGCCGCGATCGCCGGGAACAGGGTGCGGTCCTCTCCCCGGTGATGCCCGTCGAGGGCCGAGCAGAACCCGTGACAGAACAGCAGAAGATCGCGGGGGTCCGAGGTGTCCCGGGTGACGGCGAGGGCCTGGCGCAGCCGCGCGTGCACCCGCCGCAGTTCATGACTCCAGGCCACCAGCCTGGCCTTCTCGCCGCCCTCAGACACGAGGGGGCGAAGGGAACGACGTGAGCATCGTCGTACTCCTTCAGCTCCGGCGCCTCCACACCTGACACGGCCTGCCACCGATGCGCGACGCTGGGTACGAGATTACAGCACCTGCACCGTGCCTGTCGTGGCCCGGCCGTCGCGCTGTGAGGGCACCAGCACGCCGTCACCGTCGGCCGCGATGGCGGTGAGGGTCCAGACGTAGGTGCCCGGCACGCGGTTCCCGCTGCGACGCCGGCCGTCCCATCGCAGATCTCGCACGCTGCCGGACCCGGTGTCGCTGCCGTGCAGGTACTGGATCGTCCGGCCGCGGGGATCAGTGATCTTCAGACGGACGTCCCGGAGCGGCTTGGTGGCGTCGAACTGCGGTCGCCAGATGGCCCCGGAACGTATCCGGGGCCCCGCCAGCGTTCCGAAAAGCCTTGGCCGGTAACGGTGAGGGAAGAGGAGCTGGGCATCGACACGGGACTTCCGGTCGGGGTCGTACGTCTCCCGGGCGACCGCACCGTCATCCACACTGATCCGGTCGATCCGGCCCGGCAGTCTCACCGGTTCCGCGTGCGGGTCGGTGAGGTCGAGCACCCGGCCGTCGTAGAAACCGTTGACCCAGCCCAGCATGCCTTCGGCCAGGGTGATGTTGATCCGCGTCGCCCCGCTCCTCGCCCCGACCGGGACCTTCCGCTCCGCGCCCGTCCTCAGATTCTTCACCACGATCACCCTGGACCGGCAGTTCACCCAGGCGACGGTGTCCGCCCAGATCGCCACCTGCTGCTGGTCGCTGCACACCCCTGCCTGTGGACCGCGGAGCCGTCGTGGACGTGGGTGCCGGGCATCGTCCAGCCAGACGCTGTTGCCGACCGAGCCGAAGGCGCCCTGGTCGATTCGGGTGTAGACGAGGGTCGAGCCGAACAGGTCGATCGAGTCGATCGACAGGTGGTCCTCGGGGCGGTAGAGAACTGTTCCGTCGGGCCGGTAGACGATG
This window of the Kineosporia sp. NBRC 101731 genome carries:
- a CDS encoding zinc-binding dehydrogenase, whose amino-acid sequence is MRALVLEDFHRLVVADRPDPVAGPHDVVLDVAFTGICGSDLHGYTGVSGRREPGQVMGHESVGRIRSVGGEVTGLHTGQVVTFNPVVAPPTPAWAGREHLHPGKYVLGVRPDIDAAFAEQVLVPARNVVPLPDGMPIEHGALIEPVAVAVHAVRRAGARDARNTLVVGGGPIGQAVVLALRHAGVDPVLVSETEAARRELVEQLGAVAIDPLDAATGPLAERVEARFGRLADVTIDAVGVDASLADALIATRVGGVVCLVGLGQPRVSLDAFEITTTERSLVGSFTYSVDDFREAVRLVAQETTASSTLISRVVPLDEAPAAFASLAAGDGTPGKVLVALS
- a CDS encoding alcohol dehydrogenase catalytic domain-containing protein → MKALVVTGPGQAGVHDVPAPKVAAGQVIVDVERVGVCGTDAEFFSGHMSYLATGHAAYPLRIGHEWCGRVSEVGPGVDPSWLGRRVCGDTMLGCGTCRRCVGGRQHLCEDRYEIGIRGGWPGALAEQLPVPVSALVALPDAVDEVAGALIEPSANALRAVRGAAVQPGSRLLVVGPGAIGLLSALIARAAGAEVSIAGQTPESLLFASTLGFDQVSTLEQVNRAKGFDAVIDAAGGPDVPALAAELVDPGGRVVFIGLAAGPSQVDTRSLVLKDVTAVGVLSGSGALAGAADLFAQGVVDPRPLVAATVPLEGVAPVLAGRRPGNAGPGPKIHVDPRL
- a CDS encoding class I SAM-dependent methyltransferase, whose product is MQENLWLRRVEDDPSHSQWYIDRFRAMAEQGADLDGEGRMIDAMVPRGSKILDAGCGPGRLGGYLAGQGHEVIGVDIDPTLITAAEDDHQGPTWLVGDLSELDLPGTAFDVIVCAGNVMTFCAPSTRGEILRRFRRHLLPGGRVVIGFGAGRGYEFDDFLGDANRADLVAELLLSTWDLRPFAPDSDFIVAVLSAA
- a CDS encoding hemerythrin domain-containing protein; its protein translation is MSEGGEKARLVAWSHELRRVHARLRQALAVTRDTSDPRDLLLFCHGFCSALDGHHRGEDRTLFPAIAAAHPQLQSTLRKLEQDHSMIGHLISGLQAAVDRAATPGELQRHLQGVAAIMESHFRYEERMLLTVLEGLALDASPEEVLGPL